The following coding sequences are from one Parabacteroides pacaensis window:
- a CDS encoding DUF6786 family protein, whose translation MKTIIKTVATVVLGINLVSCSFHKNKEQSMDTYEKGTFGYDMKYLSSKDSLVVLSDAKGQAQVIVSPKYQAKVFTSTVDGLHGKSLGYLKYEAFEAKVLSEHMNGYGGENRIWLGPEGGKFSIYFEPGAEQVYDNWHTPKPFDIEPWQVVSSDKQSVVLNKEMQVTNYQGTQLHVDVNRSIRILEPAQISSMLGIKPASNVKMVGYATDNSIRNKNDFEWTEKTGTICIWMLDMFNTAPRSLTIVPYNEGDNDKLGKIATTDYFGEIPADRLKIKDGVLYLRTDGKCRNKLGMNALRTKAIAANYDPDSERLTITTFDVDKEGTYLNQEWNPAKDPLTGDAMNAYNDGPLEDGSMMGPFLEVESASPAAFLKPGEMLHHKHNVFHFVGSAEELTPITKKLLGVSIDQINEALK comes from the coding sequence ATGAAAACAATAATAAAAACAGTAGCTACCGTTGTTTTAGGCATCAACCTAGTGTCGTGTAGCTTCCATAAAAATAAAGAACAATCTATGGATACGTATGAAAAGGGAACATTTGGTTATGACATGAAATACTTGTCGTCCAAAGACAGCCTCGTAGTTTTATCGGATGCAAAAGGACAAGCACAGGTAATTGTATCTCCGAAATATCAGGCGAAAGTATTTACCTCTACGGTAGACGGCCTGCATGGGAAAAGCCTGGGTTACCTCAAATATGAGGCGTTCGAAGCCAAGGTATTGAGTGAACACATGAATGGATACGGAGGAGAGAACCGCATTTGGTTAGGCCCCGAAGGAGGAAAGTTTTCTATCTATTTCGAACCGGGAGCCGAACAAGTATATGACAATTGGCATACTCCTAAACCATTTGATATTGAACCCTGGCAAGTGGTTTCTTCCGATAAACAATCGGTTGTTTTAAATAAAGAAATGCAAGTTACTAATTACCAAGGTACACAGTTGCACGTAGATGTAAATCGTTCCATACGGATTTTAGAACCTGCACAAATTAGCAGTATGTTAGGGATTAAGCCGGCTTCCAATGTAAAGATGGTAGGATATGCTACCGATAACAGCATCCGGAATAAGAATGATTTTGAATGGACTGAAAAAACAGGTACAATCTGTATCTGGATGTTGGATATGTTTAACACGGCTCCCCGCTCCCTGACGATTGTACCTTATAATGAAGGAGATAATGATAAATTAGGCAAAATAGCGACTACAGATTATTTTGGCGAAATCCCCGCAGACCGGTTAAAGATAAAAGACGGCGTACTTTATTTACGGACCGACGGTAAATGCCGGAATAAGTTAGGAATGAATGCATTGCGCACGAAAGCGATTGCAGCTAACTATGACCCGGATTCGGAAAGGCTTACCATCACCACCTTCGATGTAGATAAAGAAGGCACGTACCTGAATCAGGAATGGAACCCTGCAAAAGATCCGTTAACAGGAGATGCCATGAATGCATATAACGATGGACCGTTGGAAGACGGCAGTATGATGGGCCCCTTCCTTGAAGTGGAAAGCGCTTCGCCGGCAGCATTCTTAAAACCGGGTGAAATGCTACATCACAAACACAATGTGTTTCATTTTGTAGGTAGCGCAGAGGAACTGACCCCTATTACGAAAAAGTTATTAGGAGTTTCAATCGATCAGATTAATGAAGCGTTGAAATAA
- a CDS encoding glycoside hydrolase family 172 protein, with the protein MCMTLANGQNYSFNGLDMNMGNLSRLSNAKTRSISPENYQGEKGKGGMADPAQGKDSRNVANAWAAAKDLGKGWKVNPFIIVNPGETITIAEIEGPGAIQQIWMTPTGNWRFSILRFYWDDEKEPSVEVPVGDFFASAYNEYAQLSSLAVCVNPGSAFNCYWQMPFRKKARITLENINNRDEMRLYYQINYTLTEVPDDEAYFHAQFRRSNPTQGSLHTLVDGIKGKGQYVGTYLAWRVNDNCWWGEGEIKFYMDGDKEYPTICGTGAEDYFCGSYNFENPKTHQYQEFTTPYAGMHQVIRPDGLYRAVTAFGLYRWHIMDPIRFDKDLKVTIQDLGWRHDGRYNNQKSDISSTVFWYQTEPHAKFPALPSKDDLEIPRW; encoded by the coding sequence ATGTGTATGACCTTGGCAAACGGCCAGAATTACTCTTTTAACGGATTAGATATGAATATGGGGAACTTATCCCGTTTATCAAATGCTAAAACCCGTTCTATCAGTCCTGAAAATTATCAAGGAGAAAAAGGAAAAGGTGGAATGGCTGATCCGGCGCAGGGAAAAGATTCCCGAAATGTAGCGAATGCTTGGGCAGCCGCTAAAGACTTAGGAAAAGGCTGGAAAGTAAATCCTTTTATTATTGTTAACCCCGGTGAAACTATTACGATTGCGGAAATCGAAGGTCCGGGAGCCATTCAACAAATCTGGATGACCCCTACAGGCAACTGGCGTTTTTCTATTCTACGGTTTTACTGGGATGACGAAAAAGAACCTTCGGTTGAAGTACCGGTGGGCGATTTCTTTGCCAGTGCGTACAATGAATATGCACAATTATCCTCTTTAGCCGTTTGTGTAAATCCGGGAAGTGCCTTTAACTGTTATTGGCAGATGCCGTTCCGTAAGAAAGCACGCATTACGTTGGAAAACATTAATAATCGCGATGAAATGCGTTTATATTACCAGATTAATTACACTTTGACGGAAGTACCTGATGATGAAGCCTACTTCCATGCCCAATTCCGTCGTTCCAATCCCACACAAGGTTCGCTCCATACCTTAGTAGATGGTATTAAGGGAAAAGGACAATACGTAGGAACTTACTTGGCATGGCGGGTAAATGATAATTGCTGGTGGGGAGAAGGTGAAATCAAATTCTATATGGACGGTGATAAAGAATATCCCACTATTTGCGGAACGGGAGCAGAAGATTATTTCTGTGGTTCCTATAATTTTGAAAATCCCAAAACACATCAATACCAAGAATTTACAACCCCTTATGCCGGAATGCATCAAGTAATTCGTCCGGACGGATTATATAGAGCGGTTACAGCTTTCGGGTTATACCGTTGGCACATTATGGATCCTATCCGGTTTGATAAAGATCTGAAAGTCACTATTCAAGACTTAGGTTGGCGGCACGACGGACGTTATAACAACCAGAAATCCGATATTTCTTCTACGGTTTTCTGGTATCAGACGGAGCCCCATGCTAAATTTCCCGCCTTACCCTCCAAGGATGATTTGGAAATACCTCGTTGGTAA
- a CDS encoding glycoside hydrolase family 172 protein: MKRNVLRTVATALLGILLLNVCVTAQENVSGELYDLAKIKKGVRNRRISSYDRTGGNGDALNGIKAGETRTIAEIKGAGVINHIWITIAPGPDRLCRNDIILRMYWDNNDYPSVESPIGPFFGQGWNEQYNYASFPLSAGPGNGTGLSCYFTMPFAEGARIEIENQADHTIDAFYYYVDYVEMAKLPKDMGRFHAWYNHELTEALPDGENEWGTLGPQQANTDGARNYVFADIQGKGHFVGINYYVHNPSPMWYGEGDDMWFIDGEEKASLIGTGTEDFFNTSWCPKETFSHPYFGYPRVNNDVGWLGRTHVYRFFINDPVYFDTALKATIEHGHNDCLTLDLASVAYWYQDKASALPKAPTKEERRLKPMIGPSEIHKWRHEWRKNKGNNPQAWGNE, translated from the coding sequence ATGAAGAGAAATGTATTGAGAACGGTAGCAACCGCTCTCCTGGGGATCTTATTGCTTAACGTTTGTGTTACGGCACAAGAAAATGTTTCCGGCGAGCTCTATGATCTTGCCAAAATAAAGAAAGGAGTACGGAACCGCCGGATTAGCAGTTACGACCGTACCGGTGGAAACGGCGATGCCCTGAACGGCATTAAAGCCGGGGAAACCCGTACCATTGCTGAAATAAAAGGAGCAGGCGTGATTAATCATATTTGGATTACGATTGCTCCGGGACCCGACAGATTATGTCGTAACGACATCATCCTCCGCATGTATTGGGATAATAACGATTATCCTTCCGTAGAATCTCCTATCGGGCCTTTCTTCGGACAAGGATGGAACGAGCAATATAACTATGCTTCTTTCCCTCTTTCCGCAGGTCCCGGTAATGGGACAGGGCTATCCTGTTATTTTACCATGCCTTTTGCCGAAGGAGCGAGAATAGAAATTGAAAACCAGGCAGACCATACCATCGATGCATTTTACTACTATGTCGATTATGTGGAGATGGCTAAGCTCCCTAAAGATATGGGACGTTTCCATGCCTGGTACAATCATGAACTGACCGAAGCTTTACCCGACGGTGAAAATGAATGGGGAACACTAGGCCCGCAGCAAGCCAATACAGACGGAGCCCGCAACTATGTTTTCGCCGATATCCAGGGAAAAGGACATTTTGTAGGCATAAATTATTATGTACACAATCCCTCTCCCATGTGGTATGGTGAAGGAGACGATATGTGGTTTATAGACGGCGAAGAAAAAGCTTCCCTTATCGGGACAGGTACGGAAGATTTCTTTAATACCTCCTGGTGTCCGAAAGAAACCTTCTCTCATCCCTATTTCGGTTATCCCCGTGTAAACAACGACGTAGGATGGCTGGGAAGAACACATGTCTACCGCTTCTTTATCAATGATCCGGTCTACTTTGACACCGCTTTGAAAGCTACCATCGAACACGGGCATAATGATTGCCTTACTCTCGATTTGGCTTCGGTTGCTTATTGGTACCAAGATAAAGCAAGTGCCTTGCCGAAAGCCCCCACAAAAGAAGAACGTCGCTTGAAACCGATGATAGGACCGAGCGAAATCCATAAATGGCGACACGAATGGAGGAAGAACAAAGGAAACAACCCGCAAGCGTGGGGAAATGAATAA
- a CDS encoding L-fucose isomerase — MKNSFPKIGIRPIIDGRRRGIRESLEEVTMGLAKRVAQLYSENLRYPDGTPVECVIADTCIGGVKEAANCAEKFEREGVGVSLSVTPCWCYGSETMDMNPLVPKAVWGFNGTERPGAVYLAAVLAAHNQKGLPAFGIYGRDVQDVTDTVIPEDVKEKLLRFARAGLAVAIMRGKSYLAIGSVSMGIAGSIVNPEFLQEYLGIRAEYVDCSEIIRRVQQEIYDKDEYERALEWTRKNCMSKEGQDYNPEVTRKSREQKDKDWEFVVKMTLIMRDLMKGNDTLARMGYEEEAMGHNAIAGGFQGQRQWTDFMPNGDFSEAILNSSFDWNGIRAPHVFATEDDHLNGISMLFNYLLTNTAQMFADVRTYWSPEAIERVSGWKPEGLLANGAIHLINSGSCTLDGTGQQTQDGKPVMKPFWEITEEEVDKMLDATTWHPASLEYFRGNGYSSKFLTKSGMPVTMCRLNLVKGLGPVLQIAEGWTATFPKEVFDIIDKRTDKTWPSTFFVPRTTGQGHFKDVYSVMNFWGANHGAISYGHIGADLISLASMLSIPVSMHNIEEDKIFRPAAWSAFGSDPEGSDYRACAAYGPLYK, encoded by the coding sequence ATGAAAAATTCATTTCCTAAAATCGGGATTCGTCCTATTATAGACGGACGCCGTCGCGGAATCCGCGAATCGTTGGAAGAGGTAACGATGGGACTTGCTAAACGCGTAGCTCAATTATATAGTGAAAACCTGCGTTATCCGGACGGCACGCCGGTAGAATGCGTCATTGCAGATACCTGTATCGGCGGCGTGAAAGAAGCTGCTAATTGTGCGGAAAAGTTCGAACGTGAAGGAGTTGGCGTTTCACTATCTGTTACACCCTGTTGGTGTTACGGTTCTGAAACGATGGATATGAATCCGTTGGTTCCGAAAGCAGTATGGGGCTTCAATGGAACCGAACGTCCCGGAGCAGTCTATCTAGCTGCTGTTTTAGCTGCTCATAACCAGAAAGGATTACCCGCTTTCGGCATATACGGCAGAGACGTACAAGATGTTACCGATACGGTGATACCGGAAGATGTGAAAGAAAAGCTCTTGCGTTTTGCCCGTGCAGGGTTGGCAGTAGCCATTATGCGTGGAAAATCTTACTTAGCCATCGGATCTGTTTCGATGGGGATTGCAGGCTCTATTGTGAATCCTGAATTTTTACAAGAATATCTGGGGATCCGGGCGGAGTATGTAGATTGTTCTGAAATTATTCGCCGTGTACAACAGGAAATTTACGACAAAGACGAATACGAACGTGCCCTGGAATGGACTCGTAAAAACTGCATGTCGAAAGAAGGGCAGGATTACAATCCGGAGGTAACCCGCAAGTCACGGGAACAAAAAGATAAAGATTGGGAATTTGTTGTCAAGATGACCCTAATTATGCGCGACCTGATGAAGGGAAACGATACCTTGGCCCGGATGGGATACGAAGAAGAAGCGATGGGACACAATGCTATTGCCGGCGGTTTCCAAGGCCAACGCCAATGGACGGACTTTATGCCGAACGGCGATTTTTCCGAAGCCATCCTTAATTCCTCTTTCGACTGGAACGGTATCCGCGCTCCTCATGTGTTTGCTACGGAAGACGACCATCTGAATGGTATTAGCATGTTGTTTAATTATTTGCTTACCAATACGGCACAGATGTTTGCCGATGTCCGTACCTACTGGAGTCCCGAAGCAATTGAACGGGTTAGCGGTTGGAAACCCGAAGGCCTTTTGGCAAACGGAGCGATCCATTTGATTAATTCAGGATCTTGTACCCTGGACGGGACCGGCCAACAAACCCAAGACGGCAAACCCGTCATGAAACCCTTCTGGGAAATAACGGAAGAAGAAGTAGATAAAATGCTCGATGCAACTACTTGGCATCCCGCCTCTTTGGAATATTTCCGGGGTAACGGTTATTCTTCCAAGTTCCTGACAAAATCAGGAATGCCTGTTACCATGTGCCGTTTGAATTTAGTAAAAGGATTAGGCCCGGTGCTTCAAATAGCCGAAGGCTGGACAGCTACTTTCCCAAAAGAAGTGTTCGACATTATCGATAAACGGACGGATAAAACCTGGCCTTCTACTTTCTTCGTACCTCGTACTACCGGACAGGGACATTTTAAAGATGTTTATTCGGTGATGAATTTCTGGGGAGCCAACCATGGTGCAATCAGTTACGGACATATCGGAGCGGATTTAATCTCATTGGCTTCTATGCTGTCTATCCCTGTTTCTATGCATAATATAGAAGAAGATAAAATATTCCGCCCGGCAGCTTGGAGTGCGTTCGGGTCTGATCCGGAAGGATCCGATTATCGTGCTTGTGCAGCTTACGGACCTTTATATAAATAA
- a CDS encoding ABC transporter permease produces the protein MIQKVLAKSYLWTLLILLYAPVVVIMIFSFTEAKVLGNWSGFSVKLYTSLFTSGTHHSLISAIWNTIAIALIAATVSTILGSIAAIGIFNLKARMRQTVGFLNSIPMLNADIITGISLFLLFVTFGISQGFTTVVLAHITFCTPYVVLSVMPRLKQMNQNIYEAALDLGATPLQALYKIIFPEIRPGMISGFILALTLSIDDFAVTVFTIGNEGLETLSTYIYADARKGGLTPELRPLSTIIFVTVLLLLIVINRRAEKAKTN, from the coding sequence ATGATACAGAAAGTTTTGGCGAAATCTTATCTTTGGACTCTTTTGATTTTATTATATGCACCCGTAGTAGTCATTATGATTTTTTCCTTTACTGAAGCTAAGGTATTAGGGAATTGGAGCGGCTTTTCTGTAAAATTATATACATCGTTGTTTACTTCCGGTACACATCATTCTTTGATAAGCGCGATTTGGAATACTATTGCTATCGCGTTAATTGCAGCAACCGTTTCTACTATACTAGGAAGCATTGCTGCAATCGGTATTTTTAATTTAAAAGCGAGAATGCGTCAAACAGTTGGTTTTTTAAATAGTATTCCTATGTTGAATGCTGATATTATTACCGGTATCTCTCTCTTTTTATTATTTGTTACTTTCGGAATTTCACAAGGATTTACAACGGTAGTATTGGCACATATAACTTTTTGTACACCTTATGTCGTATTAAGTGTGATGCCCCGTCTTAAACAGATGAACCAAAATATTTATGAAGCGGCCCTTGATTTAGGAGCTACTCCGTTGCAAGCACTTTACAAGATAATTTTTCCTGAAATACGTCCGGGCATGATAAGTGGCTTTATTCTTGCCCTTACCCTTTCTATCGACGATTTTGCCGTTACTGTTTTTACTATCGGAAATGAAGGACTGGAAACTCTTTCTACCTATATTTATGCCGATGCCCGGAAAGGTGGACTTACTCCGGAACTTCGTCCGCTTTCTACTATTATATTCGTTACTGTTTTATTATTACTTATAGTTATAAACCGGCGAGCTGAGAAAGCCAAAACCAATTAA
- a CDS encoding ABC transporter substrate-binding protein, with protein sequence MKYRSIGIALLTILILFSSCNRSEEKRSHILKIYNWADYIDESILTDFPKWYKEQTGEEVRIIYQIFDINEIMLTKIERGKEDFDLVCPSEYIIERMLKKDLLLPIDQNFGKTPNYIQNISPYIQEQLNKLSLPGKQATDYVVAYMWGTTGLLYNKEYVPREDVLSWSCLWDPKYAGKILMKDSYRDAYGTAIIYAHAKELSEGSITVEDLMNDNSPEAMEIAENYLKQLKPNIAGWETDFGKEMMTKGKGWINLTWSGDAVWAQKEAELVGVDLGYEVPKEGSNIWYDGWAIPKYAKNVKAASYFMNYLCRSDIALLNMDAIGYVSAIGTHEILNAKQDSTILEFSDLSYFFGPEADSIHINPVQYPDYSIVKRSAMIRDFGKETDHVLEMWSRVKGDNLNTGIVVLIFVVFGFLFIWVVYRRIQKSKLKHRRISRRRKWLR encoded by the coding sequence ATGAAATATAGAAGTATAGGAATTGCATTATTAACCATTCTTATTTTGTTTTCTTCTTGTAACCGTTCAGAAGAAAAACGTTCCCACATATTGAAAATATATAATTGGGCAGATTATATAGATGAGTCTATTTTGACTGACTTTCCGAAATGGTATAAGGAACAAACAGGAGAAGAAGTTCGCATTATTTACCAGATCTTTGATATTAACGAGATTATGCTTACGAAGATAGAACGGGGAAAAGAAGATTTCGACCTGGTTTGTCCTTCCGAATATATCATCGAACGGATGTTAAAGAAAGACCTTTTATTACCTATTGACCAGAATTTTGGAAAAACGCCGAATTATATCCAAAACATTTCTCCTTATATTCAAGAACAATTAAACAAATTGAGCCTCCCCGGAAAACAAGCGACAGATTATGTAGTTGCCTATATGTGGGGTACTACCGGTTTATTATATAATAAAGAATATGTTCCCCGTGAGGATGTTCTTTCTTGGTCTTGCCTTTGGGATCCCAAATATGCAGGAAAAATATTGATGAAAGATAGCTATCGGGATGCCTATGGCACAGCTATTATATATGCCCACGCTAAAGAACTGTCGGAAGGAAGTATTACTGTAGAAGATTTAATGAATGACAATTCCCCGGAAGCTATGGAAATAGCGGAGAATTATCTAAAACAGTTAAAACCTAATATTGCCGGCTGGGAAACCGACTTTGGAAAAGAGATGATGACCAAAGGAAAAGGGTGGATTAATCTCACCTGGAGCGGAGATGCCGTTTGGGCGCAAAAAGAAGCAGAATTGGTAGGAGTAGACTTAGGATACGAAGTTCCTAAAGAAGGTAGTAACATTTGGTATGACGGTTGGGCAATTCCCAAATATGCTAAAAATGTAAAAGCAGCCAGCTATTTTATGAATTACTTATGTCGCTCAGATATTGCGTTGCTCAATATGGATGCAATCGGTTATGTAAGTGCCATAGGAACACATGAAATTTTAAACGCCAAACAAGATTCGACAATCCTCGAATTTTCCGATTTAAGCTATTTCTTTGGACCGGAAGCCGATAGTATTCATATTAATCCGGTTCAATATCCTGATTACAGCATAGTAAAACGTAGTGCTATGATTCGTGATTTCGGTAAAGAAACCGATCATGTTCTAGAAATGTGGAGCCGTGTAAAAGGGGATAATTTGAATACAGGCATTGTAGTTCTTATTTTTGTTGTCTTCGGATTCCTTTTTATATGGGTAGTTTACCGCCGCATCCAAAAAAGTAAACTAAAACATCGGCGTATAAGCCGACGTAGGAAATGGTTACGGTAA
- a CDS encoding sugar MFS transporter — MKNKKSIFTAPDGKSYLLPFILVTSLFLMWGLAHGLLDVLNKHFQVAFTMSKAQSGLVQFSTYIAYGLMSIPAGLFMKKFGFKKGIILGLTLYAIGAFGFIPAALTHSSNPFLIALFIVACGLCTLETAANPYSTVLGPKDSAAQRINLSQAFNGLGWVLGPFIGGQLILGASPDDTMALTKPYILLGTATLIIAVLFFFTKMPDIKDDSQPDEEASTPAISMWKHKHFVLAVVAQFLYCAAQTGIFSFFINYVTELDSSISPLTASRFLAFGGMLLFMVGRLSGSVIMAKFAANKLLAFYAVACCITMVLVILELGHISLYALYITFFFMSIMFPTIFALGLANMQQYTKKASSYVVMGVAGGAFSPMLMGLIGEQQMAIGFIVPLICFIYIAFFGLKGYKM; from the coding sequence ATGAAGAACAAGAAATCTATTTTTACTGCTCCGGATGGCAAGAGTTATTTGCTACCTTTTATACTGGTCACCAGTTTATTTTTAATGTGGGGATTAGCGCATGGATTGCTGGATGTGCTGAATAAACATTTTCAAGTAGCATTCACCATGAGTAAGGCTCAATCCGGCTTGGTTCAATTCTCTACCTATATTGCTTATGGTTTAATGAGTATTCCGGCAGGTTTATTTATGAAAAAGTTCGGTTTTAAAAAAGGAATAATTTTAGGACTAACTTTATATGCCATTGGAGCTTTCGGTTTTATACCTGCTGCATTGACACATTCTTCTAATCCTTTTTTGATAGCTTTATTTATTGTTGCTTGCGGGCTTTGTACGTTGGAAACGGCTGCTAACCCTTATTCTACCGTATTAGGGCCCAAAGACAGTGCAGCTCAGCGGATTAATCTTTCTCAAGCTTTTAATGGACTGGGTTGGGTATTAGGGCCCTTTATCGGAGGCCAGTTAATATTAGGTGCTTCTCCGGACGATACAATGGCTTTAACGAAGCCTTATATATTGTTAGGTACTGCTACTTTAATTATTGCTGTCCTTTTCTTTTTTACTAAAATGCCGGATATTAAGGATGATAGTCAACCGGATGAAGAAGCTAGCACTCCGGCTATATCTATGTGGAAGCATAAACATTTCGTATTGGCTGTCGTTGCCCAATTCTTATACTGTGCGGCACAGACCGGAATATTCAGTTTCTTTATTAACTATGTAACAGAGCTCGATTCTTCTATTTCCCCTTTGACTGCTTCGCGATTCTTGGCATTTGGCGGTATGTTGTTGTTCATGGTCGGACGTTTATCGGGGAGTGTGATTATGGCGAAGTTTGCAGCTAATAAGTTATTGGCATTTTATGCAGTAGCCTGCTGTATTACGATGGTTTTGGTTATTTTGGAATTAGGACATATTTCTTTGTATGCATTATATATTACTTTCTTTTTCATGTCTATTATGTTTCCTACTATCTTTGCTTTAGGGCTGGCTAATATGCAGCAATATACTAAAAAAGCCTCTTCGTATGTAGTAATGGGAGTTGCAGGCGGAGCGTTTTCTCCGATGCTGATGGGATTAATAGGCGAACAGCAGATGGCAATCGGCTTTATTGTGCCGCTCATTTGTTTTATATATATTGCTTTCTTCGGATTGAAAGGATATAAAATGTAG
- a CDS encoding ABC transporter permease, whose amino-acid sequence MGKLSDLLLKRRNWVIPYLLFMAVFVVMPLVLIVIYAFSDGEGNFTFANFIKFMRHPEAVNTFIYSIGIAMITTIICLVLAYPAAYILSNRAFNQSKTMVVLFILPMWVNILVRTLATVALFDFIKVPLGETALVFGMVYNFLPFMIYPIYNILQKMDHSLIEAAQDLGANPFQVFVKTILPLSMPGIMSGIMMVFMPTISTFAIAELLTMNNIKLFGTTIQENINNGMWNYGAALSLIMLLLIGITILLTNEEDSSTNEGGVV is encoded by the coding sequence ATGGGTAAGTTATCAGATTTATTATTAAAGCGGAGAAACTGGGTAATTCCTTACCTCCTTTTTATGGCTGTTTTTGTTGTTATGCCATTAGTTCTTATTGTAATTTATGCTTTTAGCGATGGCGAAGGCAATTTTACTTTTGCTAACTTCATAAAGTTTATGAGGCATCCGGAGGCAGTCAATACATTTATTTATTCTATTGGAATAGCCATGATTACTACTATTATTTGTTTGGTATTAGCCTATCCGGCAGCTTATATATTAAGCAACCGGGCTTTCAATCAATCCAAGACAATGGTCGTGCTTTTTATTCTTCCTATGTGGGTAAATATTTTGGTGCGTACTTTAGCAACGGTAGCTTTGTTTGATTTTATTAAAGTTCCTTTGGGGGAGACGGCTTTAGTTTTTGGTATGGTGTATAATTTTCTTCCTTTTATGATCTACCCCATTTATAACATATTGCAAAAGATGGACCATAGTTTGATTGAAGCTGCTCAGGATTTAGGAGCCAATCCTTTTCAGGTATTCGTAAAAACCATTCTTCCTCTTTCCATGCCAGGTATCATGAGTGGTATTATGATGGTGTTTATGCCTACTATTTCTACTTTTGCTATTGCCGAGTTGTTAACGATGAATAATATAAAACTTTTTGGAACCACGATCCAGGAAAATATTAATAACGGAATGTGGAATTATGGAGCAGCCTTGTCGCTCATCATGTTACTGTTGATCGGTATAACAATCTTACTTACAAATGAAGAAGACAGTTCCACAAATGAAGGAGGAGTAGTATGA